A part of Terriglobus roseus genomic DNA contains:
- a CDS encoding IPT/TIG domain-containing protein has translation MSVSPTATTSYSLVASNGSTSKTASTSVAVTASQPSGGSSTTGAPHINYTDLNVGAGTGGDNGNGVYVRIFGSHFGASQGSSTVTLGGYLVTNCTLCSWSDTVIVAQLGSAAKTGNIVVTANGLASNGSPFTVTPTTIVFVSPNGVDTNDGSFAAPFKTWRAAFNSVTSKDSSSPSQNTVIYLMPGANVSMDDGRGYNAAISTDLGGKSTTSQLSIVGYPGGTVNVGSTSISNGVKGWGKYITIANLNIVGQSSAIDAEAGNIRIINNSLSCPAPPSGLGGTACVLAETTTTSDTWAFQGNNVHDTGGNVDKTYHAVYFSSNANHADVGWNTIGQNFKGYCRSIMFHATTGGNQYDLHVHDNNITGGYCDGIQLASVDPSLGTVEIYNNVVSHVAIASNPYGVANEAGIAINSDPPASTSGTVQIYNNTVVDAGAYTTGNQNGCFGVVYAGAGINLTNNICVQPSSAQPYIQPKSAGVTGTNNLWSGAGAAPSFDSRPVTTAPSFVSTTNFALQSSSAGKSAGTSSKMSAVDIIGNQRGTTPSMGAYQ, from the coding sequence ATGAGTGTTTCGCCAACAGCGACCACTTCGTATTCGCTGGTTGCCAGCAACGGAAGCACGAGCAAGACCGCATCGACATCTGTTGCAGTGACTGCATCGCAGCCCTCTGGTGGTAGTTCCACAACTGGCGCGCCGCACATTAACTACACGGATCTTAACGTTGGCGCAGGCACGGGCGGTGACAACGGAAACGGCGTGTATGTCCGCATCTTCGGTAGCCATTTCGGAGCATCGCAGGGATCAAGCACCGTAACACTCGGTGGATACCTTGTAACCAACTGCACCCTGTGCTCGTGGAGTGACACGGTTATTGTTGCTCAGCTTGGATCAGCAGCAAAGACCGGCAACATTGTTGTGACTGCGAACGGACTTGCATCCAACGGCTCTCCGTTCACTGTTACGCCGACGACGATCGTTTTCGTATCGCCCAATGGCGTGGATACAAACGATGGCAGCTTCGCAGCTCCGTTCAAGACGTGGCGCGCAGCCTTTAACTCTGTAACGTCCAAGGACTCTTCTTCTCCTTCGCAGAACACCGTGATCTATCTGATGCCGGGAGCGAACGTCAGCATGGATGATGGTCGCGGATACAACGCTGCAATTTCAACGGATCTTGGCGGTAAGTCGACAACCAGCCAGCTCTCGATTGTTGGCTACCCTGGCGGTACTGTGAATGTTGGCAGCACCAGCATTTCGAACGGTGTCAAGGGATGGGGCAAGTACATCACCATTGCTAACCTCAACATTGTTGGTCAGAGCTCTGCGATTGATGCAGAGGCTGGCAACATCCGCATCATCAACAACAGCCTTTCGTGCCCTGCTCCTCCTTCGGGTCTTGGCGGAACGGCATGTGTTCTTGCTGAAACCACCACCACTTCTGACACCTGGGCATTCCAGGGAAACAATGTTCACGATACCGGCGGAAACGTAGACAAGACTTACCATGCTGTCTACTTCTCTTCGAACGCGAACCACGCAGATGTGGGCTGGAACACGATTGGTCAGAACTTCAAGGGCTACTGCCGCAGCATTATGTTCCATGCGACGACAGGTGGCAACCAGTATGACCTGCACGTGCATGACAACAACATCACGGGTGGATACTGCGATGGCATCCAGCTCGCATCGGTTGATCCTTCGCTAGGAACGGTTGAGATCTATAACAACGTTGTCTCTCACGTTGCGATTGCCTCTAACCCCTACGGTGTGGCGAACGAAGCCGGTATTGCTATCAACTCTGATCCTCCGGCTTCAACCAGCGGTACGGTGCAGATCTATAACAATACGGTTGTGGATGCGGGTGCATACACGACTGGCAACCAGAATGGATGCTTTGGTGTGGTCTATGCCGGAGCAGGCATCAACTTGACCAACAACATCTGTGTTCAGCCTTCTTCGGCACAGCCTTACATTCAGCCGAAGAGCGCAGGTGTAACGGGTACGAACAACCTGTGGTCCGGTGCTGGAGCTGCTCCGTCGTTCGATTCACGACCGGTAACAACTGCACCGAGCTTTGTATCCACCACCAACTTCGCTCTGCAGTCGAGCTCAGCTGGTAAGTCGGCAGGAACTTCCTCCAAGATGTCTGCAGTCGACATTATTGGAAATCAGCGTGGTACCACCCCGTCGATGGGAGCTTACCAATAA
- a CDS encoding transcription antitermination factor NusB → MKSQNQPAISPARDAAIQILYRVMSSAAHSDDLLHSPAVNRLSPEDRNLTTALVLGVLRWQSQLDAVMRPMLQRPDAELHPAALLALRLGIFQLLHMDRIPPHAAINESVEMARDNGAPHAAGMVNAILRRVQREKESPKRTPLIVTMTPEEQAHPEWLITRWRKNFGTAATRRIATYDQQEPPSGQLYTPEEGLPQIDDGSRAIAEITAAAVPNPKRILDCCAAPGGKTAVLAIRHPQAEIIACDISPKRLEAMRKRMDRSESTKHVKTLLADMTAPPAELQAGKFDLILCDAPCSGTGTLSRNPEIRHRLRQSDLPRQADRQKAILNQALLLLAPGGRLIYSTCSLEPEENLEVVNAVTTGSHRTIDLTSLLPQSVSAAAIDGTLRTLPGTQPCDGFFAALLETSPAE, encoded by the coding sequence GTGAAATCACAGAACCAACCCGCCATCTCCCCCGCCCGCGACGCCGCCATCCAGATCCTCTATCGCGTCATGTCCAGCGCGGCGCACTCTGACGACCTGCTGCACTCCCCCGCCGTCAACCGCCTCTCCCCAGAAGACCGCAACCTCACCACCGCGCTCGTCCTCGGCGTCCTCCGTTGGCAGTCGCAACTCGACGCCGTCATGCGCCCCATGCTGCAGCGCCCCGACGCGGAACTCCACCCCGCCGCCCTGCTCGCCCTTCGCCTCGGCATCTTCCAGCTGCTGCACATGGACCGCATCCCGCCGCACGCCGCCATCAACGAAAGCGTGGAAATGGCGCGAGACAACGGGGCACCCCACGCCGCCGGCATGGTCAACGCGATCCTTCGCCGCGTCCAGCGCGAAAAGGAATCCCCCAAACGCACGCCGCTGATCGTCACCATGACACCCGAAGAGCAGGCGCACCCTGAGTGGCTGATAACCCGCTGGCGCAAAAACTTCGGCACCGCCGCCACCCGACGCATCGCCACCTACGACCAGCAGGAGCCACCCTCCGGCCAGCTCTACACCCCGGAAGAAGGCCTGCCGCAGATCGACGACGGCTCACGCGCCATCGCCGAAATCACTGCCGCCGCCGTCCCCAACCCCAAGCGAATCCTCGACTGCTGCGCTGCCCCCGGCGGCAAAACCGCCGTGCTGGCCATCCGCCATCCGCAGGCAGAAATCATCGCCTGCGACATCAGCCCCAAGCGCCTCGAAGCCATGCGCAAACGCATGGACCGCTCCGAATCCACCAAGCACGTGAAGACGCTCCTGGCCGACATGACCGCCCCTCCAGCCGAGCTGCAAGCCGGAAAATTCGACCTCATCCTCTGCGACGCACCGTGCAGCGGAACCGGGACTCTATCCCGTAACCCCGAGATTCGGCACAGGTTAAGACAAAGCGACCTACCCCGCCAGGCAGACCGTCAAAAGGCCATCCTGAACCAGGCCCTGCTGCTACTGGCACCCGGCGGACGACTGATCTACTCCACCTGCTCTCTGGAACCAGAAGAAAACCTCGAAGTCGTAAACGCGGTAACCACCGGATCCCACCGCACCATCGACCTCACATCCCTGCTTCCCCAGTCCGTCTCAGCGGCAGCAATCGATGGCACACTTCGAACGCTCCCCGGCACCCAGCCCTGCGACGGCTTCTTCGCCGCCCTGCTGGAGACAAGCCCCGCTGAATAA
- the aroC gene encoding chorismate synthase — MLQFSTAGESHGEALVAMLSGLPAGVPVDSAFLARELWRRQQGFGRGGRMRIETDTAHILSGVRHGKTIGSPIAMTIANRDWKNWEEILPVEEGDPSRHKAVASPRPGHADLAGALKYNFADARYILERASARESTARVAAGAIAKMFLRSLGVEVLSHVVRVGAVELQRPYQWDEIVASTARETVLLNCIDPEVEQQMKGEVDKALRTGDTVGGVFEVVVHGLPAGIGSHVTWEGRLDGLLAQAVMSLQAVKAVEIGRGVTAAESMGSTVHDAIHYATQEEASAAHTRFTRESNNAGGIEGGISNGQDVTVRGYLKPISTLRRPLASVNFETREPVKAAYERSDVCVVPAAGVAAEAMVAITMAKLVLEKFGGDSLVETQRNLNGYLEQIRKF; from the coding sequence ATGCTTCAATTCTCTACAGCCGGTGAAAGCCACGGAGAGGCTCTTGTGGCCATGCTCAGCGGCCTCCCCGCCGGGGTTCCGGTGGACAGCGCATTCCTTGCACGTGAACTTTGGCGTCGCCAGCAGGGCTTCGGCCGTGGCGGTCGCATGCGTATTGAGACGGATACAGCGCATATCCTCTCCGGTGTTCGTCACGGTAAAACAATTGGGTCGCCCATTGCGATGACCATTGCCAACCGCGACTGGAAGAACTGGGAAGAAATCCTTCCAGTAGAAGAAGGTGATCCTTCGCGGCATAAGGCAGTGGCGTCGCCGCGTCCAGGTCATGCCGATTTGGCCGGAGCTCTGAAGTACAACTTCGCTGACGCCCGTTACATTCTGGAGCGCGCCTCTGCACGCGAATCCACGGCACGCGTTGCTGCCGGCGCCATTGCCAAAATGTTCCTCCGTTCGCTGGGTGTTGAGGTGCTTTCGCATGTCGTCCGTGTCGGTGCTGTGGAACTGCAGCGCCCTTACCAGTGGGATGAGATTGTTGCCAGTACTGCTCGCGAAACCGTTCTTCTGAACTGCATCGACCCTGAAGTTGAGCAGCAGATGAAGGGTGAGGTGGATAAGGCTCTGCGTACTGGCGATACCGTGGGTGGGGTCTTTGAGGTGGTAGTGCATGGCCTGCCTGCCGGCATTGGCAGCCACGTGACGTGGGAAGGCCGTCTGGATGGCTTACTAGCGCAGGCTGTGATGAGCCTGCAGGCGGTGAAGGCGGTTGAGATTGGCCGCGGTGTGACGGCTGCGGAGTCCATGGGATCCACCGTTCACGACGCTATTCACTATGCCACGCAAGAGGAAGCTTCCGCCGCGCATACCCGCTTCACCCGCGAGAGCAACAACGCGGGCGGTATTGAAGGTGGCATCTCCAACGGTCAGGACGTGACTGTACGCGGATACCTGAAGCCCATCAGCACATTGCGTCGTCCGCTGGCGTCGGTGAACTTCGAGACCCGCGAACCGGTGAAGGCGGCGTATGAACGCAGCGACGTCTGCGTGGTCCCCGCTGCTGGTGTAGCGGCGGAGGCGATGGTTGCCATCACAATGGCAAAGCTGGTGCTGGAGAAGTTCGGCGGCGACAGTCTGGTGGAAACGCAGCGCAACCTCAACGGTTATCTTGAGCAGATCCGGAAGTTCTAA
- a CDS encoding helix-turn-helix domain-containing protein, with translation MKPSVEQPTANHQQALLLSHQSIERPLTAQQLAQLVPLHPVTLLRWARENRIPHRRLSARRIVFIPSQINHWLASEYSESVGHVAQPERTAT, from the coding sequence ATGAAGCCGTCTGTCGAACAGCCCACAGCCAACCATCAACAAGCACTCCTGTTGTCCCACCAGTCTATTGAACGTCCTCTGACTGCCCAACAGCTCGCTCAACTCGTGCCGTTGCATCCTGTGACGCTCCTTCGCTGGGCTCGTGAAAACAGAATCCCACACCGTCGTCTGAGCGCTCGAAGAATTGTTTTCATACCTTCTCAGATCAACCACTGGCTCGCTTCCGAGTATTCTGAAAGCGTCGGTCATGTCGCCCAACCCGAAAGGACGGCAACATGA
- a CDS encoding sensor domain-containing diguanylate cyclase, with amino-acid sequence MENQTQADITPLLNEEIRRFETGHVAWLHFTPEVEKRYLRDTAASRASTLLTHGLFAGIVYDFFLLSDYFMAPDHILRAVLVRLLIFTPIMLLAAAIVRYQSNVALRELSVAFACLTGALGILYLHHEINTTVSIEAQLGLILMLLGMNCLIRLELVYATATTFVLAVADVLWLKNDGFLPLTHKLVLGGMMAWSVLLTLAANYAIARDRRFSYLLQLHGRLQRGMLADANAELVALSSTDRLTGLPNRLAYDSRLGHIWKMTQESRTPLSAVMVDVDHFKLVNDTYGHPYGDRVLQRVASLLQQALREEDDFVARIGGEEFLVLLPHTDSAFAIKVAERIRTLVQVAGSPALQRDTTLHHEVWTTVSCGVATLWPAHPGSDPAQLIADADAAMYRAKQEGRNRVCSAPVPPSPSRLTIFPGGAQRA; translated from the coding sequence ATGGAAAATCAGACTCAAGCTGATATCACGCCGCTGCTCAACGAGGAGATCCGTCGCTTTGAGACGGGCCATGTGGCGTGGCTGCATTTCACCCCAGAGGTGGAGAAGCGCTATTTGCGCGATACGGCTGCGTCGCGTGCAAGCACGCTGCTGACTCACGGCCTGTTCGCGGGCATCGTGTATGACTTTTTCCTGCTCAGCGACTACTTCATGGCACCGGACCATATACTCCGCGCCGTGCTCGTACGCCTTCTGATCTTCACGCCCATCATGCTTCTGGCCGCGGCTATTGTTCGTTACCAGTCGAACGTGGCGCTGCGTGAACTGAGCGTAGCTTTCGCCTGCCTGACAGGAGCCTTGGGCATCCTTTATTTGCATCATGAGATAAACACCACAGTTTCGATTGAGGCGCAGTTGGGGCTGATTCTCATGCTGCTGGGCATGAATTGCCTGATCCGCCTTGAGCTTGTATATGCGACCGCAACGACGTTCGTATTAGCTGTTGCGGATGTGTTGTGGCTGAAGAATGACGGCTTTCTCCCCTTAACGCACAAATTGGTGCTAGGCGGCATGATGGCATGGTCGGTACTCCTGACTCTCGCGGCCAACTACGCCATTGCACGTGATCGTAGGTTTTCCTACCTGCTTCAACTACATGGAAGATTACAGAGGGGCATGCTGGCCGATGCGAACGCGGAGCTTGTCGCACTTTCATCCACCGACCGTCTTACTGGATTACCGAACCGATTGGCATACGATTCGCGACTTGGGCATATATGGAAGATGACCCAAGAGAGCCGTACACCTTTAAGCGCGGTGATGGTGGACGTGGATCATTTCAAACTTGTGAACGATACGTACGGTCACCCCTATGGCGATCGCGTTCTGCAACGCGTCGCTTCCCTGCTACAACAGGCGCTCCGCGAGGAAGATGATTTTGTGGCACGTATAGGAGGCGAAGAATTCCTGGTCCTGCTGCCTCATACCGATTCCGCTTTCGCGATTAAGGTAGCCGAACGTATCCGCACACTGGTGCAGGTGGCTGGTTCGCCCGCACTTCAGCGAGATACGACACTACATCATGAGGTGTGGACCACGGTCAGTTGTGGCGTGGCGACCCTGTGGCCCGCGCATCCAGGCAGCGACCCAGCACAACTGATTGCAGATGCGGACGCTGCTATGTATCGGGCAAAACAGGAAGGAAGAAATCGTGTGTGCTCCGCTCCAGTTCCGCCGTCACCTTCACGGCTAACCATCTTCCCAGGCGGCGCACAACGCGCATAA
- a CDS encoding tyrosine-type recombinase/integrase: protein MNLIHKRTRFQLGSLTTEGRTNGPAVWVYRWREKSGNLTVKRKVVLGTIKELNKSQAQKKADGYRQLANTPQHERGADLTVNQLVDHYSEHELGVGSGKAEKPRKAYLYIFKNYILPTWGELPLEGVKAVAVEHWLKTLPLANGSKAKVREVFGAAFRHAMRHELHPVNPIASVRQVRKRAIEPEILEPAETAALLRELEGVEPVRTAFLIAAVMGMRRGEIFGLKWADVDFERAILHVRRSYVDGVEGPPKTDSSRRPLPIPQQALEAFKAWKAKATYTSSSDWVFASNVSFGKQPYWPGTLWRRNVAPAIERAGITKPKLGWHTLRRSYASLLLSSGVSLRVSMELMRHSTPDMTLGTYAQTVGNEKRDAGSKIASLLLGSEQAA from the coding sequence ATGAACCTCATCCACAAACGTACGCGCTTTCAGCTTGGCTCTTTGACAACAGAGGGACGGACCAATGGCCCAGCAGTTTGGGTTTATCGTTGGCGCGAGAAGAGTGGCAACCTTACTGTTAAACGCAAGGTTGTTCTCGGCACCATCAAAGAGCTGAACAAGTCACAGGCTCAGAAGAAGGCCGACGGATATCGCCAGCTTGCTAATACTCCTCAACATGAACGAGGTGCTGATCTAACAGTGAACCAACTGGTGGATCACTACAGCGAACATGAGTTGGGAGTCGGTTCAGGAAAAGCAGAGAAGCCTCGCAAGGCGTATCTCTATATCTTCAAGAACTACATCTTGCCGACTTGGGGTGAACTACCGCTTGAAGGTGTTAAGGCGGTTGCCGTTGAACACTGGCTCAAGACGTTGCCGCTAGCTAACGGCTCCAAGGCAAAGGTCAGAGAAGTGTTCGGGGCTGCCTTCCGCCACGCAATGCGGCACGAGTTGCATCCTGTCAATCCAATAGCCAGTGTTCGACAAGTCAGGAAAAGGGCTATAGAGCCTGAAATTCTCGAACCCGCCGAAACGGCTGCTCTCCTTCGAGAGCTTGAAGGAGTTGAACCGGTTCGGACAGCATTCCTTATCGCTGCTGTTATGGGTATGAGGCGGGGAGAAATCTTCGGCCTCAAGTGGGCAGACGTGGATTTCGAACGTGCGATTTTGCATGTTCGACGGTCATACGTCGATGGTGTTGAGGGACCTCCTAAAACAGATTCCTCTCGCCGTCCACTGCCAATTCCACAACAAGCCTTGGAAGCATTCAAGGCGTGGAAGGCGAAGGCTACCTATACCTCATCCAGTGATTGGGTATTCGCTTCAAACGTGTCTTTCGGCAAACAGCCGTATTGGCCGGGGACGTTATGGCGTAGAAATGTGGCTCCGGCAATTGAACGCGCTGGTATCACTAAGCCCAAGCTCGGATGGCATACCCTTCGCCGCAGCTACGCGAGTTTGCTGTTGTCGAGCGGTGTGAGTCTAAGAGTGAGTATGGAGCTGATGCGGCATTCCACACCGGATATGACGCTAGGCACGTACGCGCAAACCGTGGGCAATGAGAAGAGAGACGCAGGCAGCAAGATCGCTTCACTCTTGCTGGGAAGTGAACAAGCAGCCTAG
- the def gene encoding peptide deformylase — translation MIYPIVKYPESVLLKKAQPVTEFNADLKKLADDMFESMYAAEGIGLAAPQIGISKRMYVVDLSVGKNPEERLVLINPEIIEKEGKQTEEEGCLSLPDIRDKVNRHFRVRMRAQDVDGKWFEIDGEELLSRAFQHELDHLDGILFIDRLSRLKKDLILRRIRKLIKNGEW, via the coding sequence ATGATCTATCCCATCGTGAAGTATCCGGAGTCGGTGTTGCTGAAGAAGGCACAGCCCGTCACCGAGTTCAACGCCGACCTGAAGAAGCTGGCGGACGACATGTTTGAGAGCATGTATGCCGCCGAGGGCATCGGCCTGGCTGCGCCGCAGATTGGTATCAGCAAGCGCATGTACGTGGTAGACCTGTCCGTGGGGAAGAACCCGGAAGAGCGCCTTGTCCTTATCAACCCTGAGATCATCGAGAAGGAAGGGAAGCAGACCGAGGAAGAGGGCTGCCTCTCGTTGCCGGATATCCGCGACAAGGTGAACCGTCACTTCCGCGTGCGTATGCGTGCGCAGGACGTGGATGGCAAGTGGTTCGAGATCGACGGCGAGGAACTACTGTCTCGGGCGTTCCAGCATGAGCTGGATCATCTTGATGGCATCCTGTTCATCGACCGCCTTTCGCGGCTGAAGAAGGACCTGATTTTGCGGCGCATTCGTAAGCTCATCAAGAACGGCGAGTGGTAA
- the fbp gene encoding class 1 fructose-bisphosphatase → MAMTLFQHVRQRHTPELAALITAIADGAATIERRIRTAGLDDILGAAGSENVQGEAQQKLDVLADNTLIEVLKALPSVAAVVSEEDEEPVIFEGRPNAKFIAIFDPLDGSSNIDVNVNVGTIVSIQALKPGVSVREAILQPGTEQIAALYVNYGPSTILVYTAGNGVHAFTLAEGEFLLSSEDMKMPEQGPYYSMNEGNIGESQLVYGKAISRFRDGTLVGGKKYSSRYVGSFIADFHRTLLKGGVFLYPPTKKAPNGKLRLLYEANPLSFIAEQAGGAASNGRYRILEIVPTEPHVRTPLIIGSQSEVAAIGGLISISPRE, encoded by the coding sequence ATGGCGATGACCCTTTTTCAACATGTGCGCCAGCGCCACACGCCTGAGTTGGCGGCGCTGATCACCGCGATTGCCGATGGTGCGGCAACCATTGAACGTAGGATTCGCACCGCCGGCCTGGACGATATTCTGGGCGCAGCCGGCAGCGAAAATGTGCAAGGCGAAGCGCAACAGAAGCTGGACGTTCTGGCTGACAACACTCTGATTGAAGTCCTGAAGGCTCTTCCGTCTGTAGCTGCTGTTGTCAGCGAAGAAGATGAAGAACCAGTGATCTTCGAAGGCCGTCCGAACGCAAAGTTCATCGCGATCTTTGATCCTCTTGATGGCTCTTCCAACATTGACGTCAATGTCAACGTGGGAACGATTGTTTCTATTCAGGCATTGAAGCCGGGTGTCTCCGTCAGAGAAGCCATCCTGCAGCCCGGCACCGAACAGATCGCCGCACTCTATGTGAACTACGGCCCATCCACAATCCTGGTTTACACCGCCGGCAATGGCGTACATGCATTCACGCTCGCCGAAGGTGAATTCCTGCTGAGCAGCGAAGACATGAAGATGCCAGAGCAGGGACCGTACTACTCCATGAACGAGGGCAACATCGGCGAATCACAGCTGGTGTATGGCAAGGCCATCTCACGTTTCCGCGACGGTACGTTGGTGGGTGGCAAGAAATATAGTTCTCGCTATGTGGGATCGTTCATTGCGGACTTTCACCGCACACTGCTGAAGGGTGGCGTGTTCCTGTATCCGCCAACCAAGAAAGCTCCCAACGGCAAGCTGCGCCTGCTGTATGAAGCGAACCCTCTGAGCTTCATTGCAGAACAGGCCGGAGGCGCCGCAAGTAACGGACGCTATCGCATCCTGGAGATCGTGCCGACGGAACCGCACGTGCGCACTCCCCTAATCATTGGCAGCCAGTCGGAAGTGGCTGCGATCGGCGGACTGATTTCCATCTCACCAAGGGAGTAG
- a CDS encoding alanyl-tRNA editing protein encodes MTEVQSANRIYYDEPGTLEFTAEVTAIRELARVDGQQVWQIALDRTAFYPTSGGQPYDMGVLIATARSGASLEVPITNVEEDEAGEVWHTTSKPLQEGTVVSGRIETARRRDHMQQHSGQHLLSAILDRDFAARTVSFHLGDEISTIDLEGPALTDAQLQSAAAEANRIIAAALPLSIRYVTSEEAAAMKEQGLLRKLPPRSGKIRIIEIPGIDTNACGGTHVATTAEIGPLLLRGTEKVRGNLRLSFVCGNRALAAVNADFRRLQEAASMLTTAPSEIAASIERIRTENRALQKERANLLEQIASLEATKLASTADGSVIHSLPPDRDAAYAKLLASKLVRETATQVAYIVAIDNERANAVLAAKPGVLDCGTTLRTALNTLGARGGGSAEMAQGAVPVEQAESLLNTLRASLP; translated from the coding sequence GTGACGGAAGTTCAGTCAGCCAATCGCATTTACTACGACGAGCCTGGAACGCTGGAGTTTACAGCCGAAGTCACAGCTATCCGCGAACTGGCGAGAGTGGATGGCCAGCAGGTGTGGCAGATCGCGCTGGACCGTACCGCTTTTTACCCCACCAGTGGTGGCCAGCCCTACGACATGGGTGTTCTCATAGCGACCGCGCGTTCCGGCGCTTCACTGGAAGTGCCCATTACGAACGTTGAAGAAGATGAAGCTGGTGAGGTGTGGCATACCACCTCCAAGCCGTTGCAGGAAGGCACAGTCGTCTCCGGTCGCATCGAAACAGCGCGTCGTCGCGACCACATGCAGCAACACAGCGGCCAGCATCTTCTTTCTGCGATTCTCGATCGCGACTTCGCCGCACGGACCGTTTCCTTCCACTTGGGAGACGAGATTTCGACCATCGATCTGGAAGGCCCTGCGCTCACGGATGCGCAACTGCAATCGGCCGCAGCGGAAGCCAATCGGATCATCGCCGCGGCGCTGCCACTCAGCATCCGCTACGTGACAAGTGAAGAAGCTGCGGCAATGAAAGAACAAGGGCTGCTACGCAAGCTGCCTCCCCGTTCGGGGAAGATTCGCATCATTGAGATTCCCGGCATCGACACCAACGCCTGTGGCGGAACACACGTCGCAACGACTGCGGAGATCGGCCCACTGTTACTACGCGGAACGGAAAAGGTGCGTGGCAATCTGCGCCTCTCCTTTGTCTGCGGAAACCGGGCACTCGCCGCAGTCAATGCTGACTTCCGCAGGTTGCAAGAGGCAGCATCCATGCTTACGACAGCGCCGTCCGAAATTGCCGCCAGCATCGAACGCATACGCACGGAAAATCGCGCGCTGCAAAAGGAACGCGCCAATCTACTGGAACAGATCGCATCCCTTGAAGCAACGAAGCTGGCCTCTACTGCGGATGGAAGTGTCATCCATTCCCTGCCACCAGACCGTGACGCTGCTTATGCGAAATTGCTGGCGTCCAAACTGGTCCGCGAAACAGCTACGCAGGTCGCATACATCGTTGCCATCGATAACGAGCGAGCTAATGCGGTTCTGGCTGCAAAGCCCGGCGTGCTCGACTGCGGAACCACTCTGCGAACCGCTCTGAACACGTTGGGAGCACGTGGGGGTGGCAGTGCTGAGATGGCACAGGGAGCAGTCCCAGTGGAACAAGCCGAATCGCTGCTGAACACACTACGCGCTTCGCTTCCCTAA
- the fmt gene encoding methionyl-tRNA formyltransferase, whose protein sequence is MKLVFCGTPVFAVPTLEALIGAGHGVELVLSQPDKPVGRSGEVNPTPVKVAATAHGIPVLQPEKLKTNQALRSSLEAIAPDAIIVVAYGRIIPQWMLDLPKYGCLNGHGSLLPRWRGAAPIQWAIAAGDAETGVTTMLLNAGLDTGPMLLKRSIPVTDTTTSPELFVSLAQIGAELMVETLAGLEAGTITPEEQDDSLATLAPLLTRDDARIDFSLTSREIDQRFRGFQPWPGAFTALRGKKLIVHGMHVVEEHSVTAPGTLTIRDGAMEVACGSGSAIVFDEVQLEGKKRMPAADFLRGFQLKSGELLGG, encoded by the coding sequence ATGAAGCTGGTCTTTTGCGGCACTCCTGTTTTTGCTGTTCCGACGCTTGAGGCGTTGATTGGGGCGGGGCATGGGGTGGAGCTGGTGCTGTCGCAGCCGGATAAGCCGGTGGGGCGGAGTGGTGAGGTGAATCCCACGCCGGTGAAGGTGGCGGCTACGGCGCACGGTATCCCGGTACTGCAGCCGGAGAAGCTCAAGACCAACCAGGCGCTTCGCTCCTCGCTGGAAGCCATTGCGCCCGATGCCATCATCGTGGTCGCCTATGGCCGCATCATCCCACAGTGGATGCTGGACTTGCCTAAGTATGGCTGCCTGAACGGGCATGGTTCGCTGTTGCCGCGCTGGCGAGGCGCTGCGCCTATTCAGTGGGCGATTGCGGCGGGCGATGCGGAGACCGGCGTGACGACGATGCTGCTCAACGCAGGGCTCGATACCGGACCGATGCTGCTGAAGCGGTCTATTCCTGTTACCGATACGACCACTTCGCCGGAGCTGTTCGTATCGCTGGCGCAGATTGGTGCGGAGCTGATGGTGGAGACGCTTGCCGGACTGGAAGCGGGAACCATCACGCCGGAGGAGCAGGACGATTCGCTGGCGACCCTTGCGCCGCTCCTGACGCGGGACGATGCACGTATCGACTTCAGTCTCACCTCTCGTGAGATCGATCAGCGGTTCCGTGGCTTCCAGCCCTGGCCAGGAGCTTTCACCGCTCTTCGCGGTAAGAAGCTGATTGTGCACGGAATGCACGTTGTTGAGGAGCATAGCGTTACGGCTCCCGGAACTTTGACGATCCGCGATGGAGCGATGGAAGTGGCCTGCGGTTCGGGTTCTGCCATCGTTTTCGATGAAGTGCAGCTTGAGGGGAAGAAGCGGATGCCTGCGGCCGACTTCCTGCGCGGATTTCAATTGAAGAGTGGCGAATTGCTCGGCGGGTAA